The stretch of DNA AACAATGGAAAAATAGAAGAAATGGATGCGGCAGACAATATTTACTCCAATCCTAAAAAAAGTTATACTCAAAAACTAATTTCAGCAATTCCAAAAGGAGAAATTGAAGATATAAAAAAAAGAATGCAGTTAAATGATTAAATAGATTACCAAGTTGTAAAACTATTCTTCAAATAGCAGTTTAATCGATAAATTAGACTAATTTCGCTCCCCTAATCAAATACTATATTTATCAGAATAGAAAAAGACGATTAATGAATAAGTATTGGCGAAAGCAATCCGAAGAAGAAATGAAATCAAGAATTTTTAAAGCTCTTGAAAACAACATTAATTATGACAAACACCCCATCCTTGGGGTTCCTGCTTCCTACTTGGACGAAAAGGTTTTTAATCAGGATGCCTCTTTTGTAAAGGATGCTCCTTTTATTTCAACCTTGATCCAAAATCCTAACCATATTGGTTGCCATACCTTGGGGAAATCAGAATCTTTTTTTCAAGGAACGCAAACGATAGAACAAGAGTTGATAGAGCTTTGTGCTGTTGACATTCTAAAAGGTGAGCCTAATGCCCAAGATGGTTACGTTGCCTCTGGAGGAACAGAAGCAAATATTCAAGCAATATGGATCTATAGAAATTACTTTTGTGGTCAATTTTCTGCAAAACGAGAAGAAATTTGCATTCTGTGTAGTGAGGACAGCCATTATTCAATGGACAAAGCTGCCAATTTATTGGCGATAGATATTTTTAAAGTAGCGGTTGAGCAGGATACTAGAACCATCAATAAGGCAACCATTAAGGAAGCTATCCTCAACGCTCAACAAAATGGAAAAAAACATTTTATTGTCGTTTCCAATATGATGACAACAATGTTTGGCTCTATAGATCCTATCAATCTATATATAGAGGCTTTGGAGGAATTAAATTGTCATTTTAAAATTCATATAGATGGTGCTTATGGCGGCTTTTATTATCCTTTTTCAGAGCAGGATAATCAATTGACCTTCCAAAATCCTCATATATCTTCCTTTACATTAGACGCCCACAAAATGGCACAAGCTCCTTATGGAACGGGGATATTTTTGATTCGAAAAGGCTATATGGAAAATGCCAACACCCAAGAAGCAAGCTATGTAGAAGGAGAAGACTATACTCTAATTGGTAGTCGATCAGGAGCAAATGCAGTGGCTGTTTGGATGATTTTAATGAAAAATGGTCCCTTTGGATGGCAAGAAAAGATTTTTATTCTACAGAAAAGAACCGCATGGATGTGTCAACAATTAGAACAGTTAAATATTGGTTATTATAGACATCCTAAATCTAATATTATTACCATTAAGAGTGAGTGCATCGATGAAAAGACAGCTTCTAAATTTGGCTTAGTTCCCGATAATCACTCCGCAGCTCAATGGTTCAAAATTGTAATTATGGAACATGTTACTATTGAAAAACTGATGCTTTTAATTGAAGACATCAAAAAGTTAACCCCAGAACTTCAGTAACGTTTTATTGGTTTGATAATTTGAAGGCACTGACACTTCCATAGGCCTTCAAATTATCAACCTTTATATTTCTTAGTTTATATCTCCCTGATTAATGACAAGTCTACACTCACACTTCCCGTTTTGACCAGGTTTGGTAATGCTGTATTGCCAATTAGAATTTTCCTCGATGGTAAAAGCAACGTTTAAGGAATC from Aureispira anguillae encodes:
- a CDS encoding pyridoxal phosphate-dependent decarboxylase family protein encodes the protein MNKYWRKQSEEEMKSRIFKALENNINYDKHPILGVPASYLDEKVFNQDASFVKDAPFISTLIQNPNHIGCHTLGKSESFFQGTQTIEQELIELCAVDILKGEPNAQDGYVASGGTEANIQAIWIYRNYFCGQFSAKREEICILCSEDSHYSMDKAANLLAIDIFKVAVEQDTRTINKATIKEAILNAQQNGKKHFIVVSNMMTTMFGSIDPINLYIEALEELNCHFKIHIDGAYGGFYYPFSEQDNQLTFQNPHISSFTLDAHKMAQAPYGTGIFLIRKGYMENANTQEASYVEGEDYTLIGSRSGANAVAVWMILMKNGPFGWQEKIFILQKRTAWMCQQLEQLNIGYYRHPKSNIITIKSECIDEKTASKFGLVPDNHSAAQWFKIVIMEHVTIEKLMLLIEDIKKLTPELQ